A region from the Salidesulfovibrio onnuriiensis genome encodes:
- a CDS encoding ArsR/SmtB family transcription factor, whose translation MEILKFCKAVGDETRARLMNVLLRYELNVGEIVQLMDMGQSRISRHLKILAESDLVDCRRDGLWAFYRASDSGMGRRFLDGVAPLLDGEPMFEKDLARAERVIRERTAQTRQFFDSIADEWDRLNSEVFGDLDLRGEVIGRMPQCKIAADLGCGSGELLALMASKAGTVIGVDNAPKMLELAEERFLGDARMSLRIGELSHLPLRDGETDCAVVSLVLHHLARPQEALVEAERILRPGGRLLVAEFDKHTNEIMRTDYGDRQLGIGKDQMLGWLEGAGFTVSEVTEYNVNMGLTVILYEAVKE comes from the coding sequence ATGGAAATTCTCAAGTTTTGCAAGGCGGTTGGCGATGAGACCCGGGCTCGGCTGATGAATGTCCTGCTGCGTTACGAACTCAACGTGGGCGAGATCGTGCAGCTCATGGACATGGGGCAGTCCCGTATTTCGCGTCACCTGAAAATTTTGGCCGAATCCGATCTGGTGGACTGTCGCCGCGACGGGTTGTGGGCCTTTTACCGGGCCAGCGATTCCGGCATGGGCCGCCGTTTTCTGGACGGTGTGGCGCCGCTTCTTGACGGCGAACCCATGTTTGAGAAGGACTTGGCCAGGGCGGAACGCGTCATTCGCGAGCGTACGGCCCAGACCCGCCAGTTCTTTGATTCCATTGCCGACGAATGGGACCGCCTCAACAGCGAGGTCTTCGGCGACCTGGACCTGCGCGGCGAGGTGATCGGCCGCATGCCCCAGTGTAAGATCGCGGCCGACCTCGGCTGCGGCTCGGGTGAGCTCCTGGCGCTCATGGCCTCCAAGGCCGGGACCGTCATCGGCGTGGACAACGCGCCCAAAATGCTGGAGCTGGCCGAGGAACGCTTCCTGGGCGACGCCCGCATGAGCCTGCGCATCGGCGAGCTTTCCCATCTGCCCCTGCGCGACGGGGAGACCGACTGTGCCGTGGTCAGCCTGGTGCTGCACCACCTGGCCCGCCCCCAAGAGGCGCTGGTGGAGGCCGAGCGGATTCTGCGGCCCGGCGGCAGGCTGCTGGTGGCCGAGTTCGACAAGCACACCAACGAGATCATGCGCACCGACTACGGCGACCGTCAGCTCGGCATCGGCAAGGACCAGATGCTCGGCTGGCTGGAAGGGGCCGGGTTCACGGTGAGCGAGGTCACGGAATATAACGTCAACATGGGTCTTACTGTCATCCTTTACGAAGCGGTGAAAGAGTAA
- a CDS encoding iron-containing alcohol dehydrogenase has product MAVREEVFGFFIPSVTLIGIGSAKEIPNKIRALGGKKPLIVTDPGIVGAGILAQVTDLLDASKMKYAVYDKTIPNPTDANVHEGVEVYKKEKCDSLITLGGGSSHDCGKGVGLVVSNGGKIHDFEGIDKSEKPLPPYVAVNTTAGTASEMTRFCIITDLSRKVKMAIVDWRVTPGIAIDDPMLMMGMPPALTAATGMDALTHAVEAYVSTIATPMTDSCAEKAIEIVFKSLRPAVANGQDVEAREAMCFAQYLAGMAFNNASLGHVHAMAHQLGGFYDLPHGECNAILLPHVERFNLPAKVDRFAKMATLMGENINGLSPRAAAEKCLDAIQELSCDVGIPSGLIELGKRYGKDVKAADIPTMTANAQKDACGLTNPRCPTDADVVAIYEAAL; this is encoded by the coding sequence ATGGCAGTACGCGAAGAAGTTTTCGGATTCTTTATCCCCAGCGTGACCCTCATCGGCATCGGCTCCGCCAAGGAAATCCCGAACAAGATCCGCGCCCTGGGAGGCAAGAAGCCTCTTATCGTCACCGACCCGGGCATTGTCGGCGCGGGGATCCTGGCCCAGGTCACCGACCTTCTCGACGCAAGCAAGATGAAGTACGCCGTCTACGACAAGACCATCCCCAACCCCACGGACGCCAACGTCCATGAGGGAGTTGAGGTATACAAGAAGGAAAAGTGCGACAGCCTCATCACCCTGGGCGGCGGCAGCTCCCACGACTGCGGCAAGGGCGTGGGCCTGGTGGTTTCCAACGGGGGCAAGATTCACGACTTCGAAGGCATCGACAAATCCGAGAAGCCCCTGCCGCCGTATGTGGCCGTGAACACCACCGCGGGCACCGCCTCGGAAATGACCCGCTTCTGCATCATCACCGACCTTTCCCGCAAGGTGAAGATGGCCATCGTGGACTGGCGGGTCACCCCGGGCATCGCCATAGACGACCCCATGCTCATGATGGGCATGCCCCCGGCACTGACCGCCGCAACGGGCATGGACGCCCTGACCCACGCGGTGGAGGCGTACGTTTCCACCATCGCCACCCCCATGACCGATTCCTGCGCGGAAAAGGCCATCGAGATCGTCTTCAAGTCCCTGCGTCCGGCCGTGGCCAACGGCCAGGATGTGGAAGCGCGCGAAGCCATGTGCTTTGCCCAGTACCTGGCGGGGATGGCCTTCAACAACGCTTCACTGGGGCATGTGCACGCCATGGCCCACCAGCTGGGCGGCTTCTACGACCTCCCCCACGGCGAATGCAACGCCATTCTCCTGCCCCATGTGGAACGCTTCAACCTCCCGGCCAAGGTGGACCGCTTCGCCAAGATGGCCACACTGATGGGTGAAAACATCAATGGGCTTTCGCCGCGCGCGGCCGCCGAAAAATGCCTCGACGCGATTCAGGAACTCTCCTGCGACGTGGGCATCCCCTCCGGGCTCATCGAACTGGGCAAGCGGTACGGCAAGGACGTCAAGGCCGCCGACATCCCGACCATGACGGCCAACGCCCAGAAGGACGCCTGCGGCCTGACAAACCCGCGTTGCCCCACCGACGCGGACGTGGTGGCGATCTATGAAGCAGCGCTCTAA
- a CDS encoding DUF721 domain-containing protein: MGYRRHYNKKGRANRLSRLGRVLPGMLEKLDTDNNLKLVRLWRAWDGLMGDMADMARPLGHRGRKLILAAEDPIVVQEASYLAPLILETVNNFFGEEVFDKVLFELLNGRVPLGRQRATARREPPLKYKKPSALGALNDTLDPDSAIGRCYRAYQKIFEEE; this comes from the coding sequence ATGGGATATCGCCGCCACTACAACAAGAAGGGCCGCGCCAACAGACTCAGCCGCCTGGGACGAGTGCTCCCCGGGATGCTGGAGAAGCTGGACACGGACAACAACCTCAAGCTGGTTCGCTTGTGGCGCGCCTGGGACGGGCTCATGGGCGATATGGCCGACATGGCCCGGCCGCTCGGGCACAGGGGCAGGAAGCTGATCCTGGCGGCCGAGGATCCCATCGTGGTACAGGAGGCCTCGTACTTGGCCCCGCTTATCCTGGAGACGGTCAACAACTTCTTTGGCGAAGAAGTCTTTGACAAAGTGCTCTTCGAGCTGCTAAACGGCAGGGTTCCATTGGGCAGGCAAAGAGCCACCGCTCGGCGCGAGCCGCCTTTGAAATATAAGAAACCCAGTGCGTTAGGTGCGCTGAATGACACGCTGGACCCGGATTCGGCCATTGGCAGATGCTACCGGGCATACCAGAAAATTTTTGAAGAAGAATGA
- a CDS encoding two-component system sensor histidine kinase NtrB: protein MSTGLNDLIGIEHSKLGYFQELQRKIEELHAANIESEENRREIAAILDGITDVMMVLSADLRIISVNRVFTELFEGVSPEGRFCYELFRNQDTPCPECPAFKSLETGEVSRENAFFRIRGRKLQFEMVASPLSSPNQAEPLVLIFKRDVTKEREYQAKYYQAEKMATIGRLATGVAHELNNPLMAISGYAEGLRRRLDAFEATMASETAEDFREYIRTILDECNRCRDIVRSLLNFGHPSSAVFTPVNLNNVVSESLQLLHYHLKKHPPLRVEELLDASLPDINAEAPQIKQVLLNLLTNATDAIGEEPGVITVRTFRDEDGYICLQVQDTGCGIPEKHLGKLFDPFFTTKGVGSGIGIGLSTCYSIVSEHKGHITVASRPERGSTFTVRLPSIQEPNHA, encoded by the coding sequence ATGTCCACGGGCCTCAACGACCTCATCGGCATAGAGCATTCCAAGCTCGGCTACTTCCAGGAGCTGCAGCGCAAGATTGAGGAGCTCCACGCGGCCAACATCGAATCCGAGGAGAACCGGCGGGAGATCGCCGCCATCCTGGACGGCATCACCGACGTCATGATGGTCCTTTCCGCGGACCTGCGCATCATCTCCGTGAACCGCGTCTTCACCGAGCTCTTTGAAGGGGTTTCGCCGGAAGGCCGCTTCTGCTACGAGCTGTTCCGGAACCAGGACACGCCCTGCCCGGAATGCCCGGCGTTCAAGTCTCTGGAAACCGGGGAGGTCTCCAGGGAAAACGCCTTCTTTCGCATCCGCGGCCGCAAGCTCCAGTTCGAGATGGTGGCCTCCCCCCTGTCCAGCCCGAACCAGGCCGAGCCCCTGGTGCTCATCTTCAAACGCGACGTGACCAAGGAACGGGAATACCAAGCCAAGTATTACCAGGCCGAGAAAATGGCCACCATCGGCAGGCTGGCCACGGGAGTGGCCCATGAGCTCAACAACCCGCTCATGGCCATCTCGGGCTATGCCGAAGGGCTGCGCCGCAGGCTGGACGCCTTCGAGGCCACCATGGCGTCCGAGACCGCCGAGGACTTCCGCGAATACATCCGGACCATCCTCGACGAATGCAACCGATGCCGCGACATCGTGCGCAGCCTGCTGAATTTCGGGCACCCGAGTTCCGCCGTGTTCACGCCAGTGAACCTGAACAACGTGGTTTCGGAGTCGCTCCAGCTGCTGCACTACCACCTCAAGAAGCACCCGCCCCTGCGGGTGGAGGAACTGCTGGACGCGTCCCTGCCGGACATCAACGCGGAAGCGCCCCAGATCAAGCAGGTCCTGCTCAACCTGCTGACCAACGCCACGGACGCCATCGGCGAGGAGCCGGGCGTCATCACGGTGCGCACCTTCCGCGACGAGGACGGATACATCTGCCTCCAGGTGCAGGACACGGGCTGCGGCATTCCCGAAAAACACCTGGGCAAGCTGTTCGACCCCTTCTTCACCACCAAGGGGGTGGGAAGCGGCATCGGCATCGGCCTGTCCACCTGCTACAGCATCGTCAGCGAACACAAGGGCCACATCACCGTGGCCAGCCGCCCGGAGCGCGGCTCCACCTTCACGGTGCGCCTGCCCTCCATCCAGGAGCCGAATCATGCATGA
- a CDS encoding iron-containing alcohol dehydrogenase, with protein MLITKFAVPDIIFGNGSIRHLAQCARRVGASRVLLVSDKGLHETVWVNKVREILDEDGLECVYFNNVNSNPRDHQIHEGAEIYRREGCDVLVSLGGGSPMDATKGIGILAGNGGKIADYEGANRIMRPLPPMILIPSTAGSGSDISQFCIITDVRREVKMSIISRSLVPNISIIDPMLLSTKSESLIVASAVDALAHAVESYVSRLASPFTRMHSQKAVELFIKYIKPAATDRDPHALEQLSIASTSAGMAFSNASLGILHALAHSLGGIYDVLHGLVHPVLLTPVMRYNMSACPEAMGAIGRMIAGSGKASDRDAALEGIATLESLFEELGVTTRLRELIPDDSKLEAICKMAVKDACYVSNPREADWTDLMSICREAW; from the coding sequence ATGCTCATCACCAAATTCGCCGTCCCGGACATCATCTTCGGCAACGGCAGCATCAGGCACCTGGCCCAGTGCGCGCGCAGGGTGGGCGCCAGCCGGGTTCTGCTGGTCAGCGACAAGGGACTGCACGAAACCGTGTGGGTGAACAAGGTCCGGGAAATCCTGGACGAGGACGGCCTGGAGTGCGTCTATTTCAACAACGTGAACTCCAACCCCAGGGACCACCAGATCCACGAGGGGGCCGAAATCTATCGCCGGGAGGGGTGCGACGTGCTGGTCAGCCTGGGGGGCGGCAGCCCCATGGACGCCACCAAGGGCATCGGCATCCTGGCGGGCAACGGCGGCAAGATCGCCGACTACGAGGGCGCCAACCGGATCATGCGCCCCCTGCCGCCCATGATCCTCATTCCCAGCACGGCCGGGAGCGGCTCGGACATTTCCCAGTTCTGCATCATCACCGATGTGCGGCGCGAGGTGAAGATGTCCATCATCAGCCGTTCCCTGGTGCCCAACATCTCCATCATCGACCCCATGCTGCTCTCCACGAAAAGCGAAAGCCTGATCGTGGCCTCGGCCGTCGACGCCCTGGCCCACGCAGTGGAATCCTACGTATCCCGCCTGGCTTCGCCCTTCACCCGCATGCATTCCCAAAAGGCCGTGGAACTGTTCATCAAATACATCAAGCCGGCGGCCACGGACCGGGACCCGCACGCCCTGGAGCAACTTTCCATCGCCAGCACCTCGGCGGGCATGGCCTTCAGCAACGCCAGCCTCGGCATCCTGCACGCCCTGGCCCATTCCCTGGGCGGCATTTACGACGTGCTGCACGGGCTGGTGCACCCGGTGCTGCTGACCCCGGTCATGCGCTACAACATGAGCGCATGCCCGGAGGCCATGGGGGCCATAGGCAGAATGATCGCCGGCTCCGGGAAGGCCTCCGACAGGGATGCGGCCCTGGAGGGCATCGCCACCCTGGAAAGCCTCTTCGAGGAGCTGGGAGTGACCACCCGGCTGCGCGAACTGATCCCGGACGACTCCAAGCTGGAGGCCATCTGCAAGATGGCGGTCAAGGACGCCTGCTACGTCAGCAACCCCCGCGAGGCCGACTGGACCGACCTCATGAGCATCTGCCGGGAGGCCTGGTAA
- a CDS encoding damage-control phosphatase ARMT1 family protein has translation MRPQLECLICLLDQGLRCARRARPDDPDKHEELLRAWSAELATLDMKQTVPHWAGHLYPLGAEILGIADPYTEAKREANERVLDMLPALRERVRNHADPLHAALNVSIIGNYIDLGIKRPFDWENALTDETDMAFLGQVFEGFLRTLRPGAHLLILGDNAGEIGLDTILVELLREREVNVTYAVRSAPILNDALVDDARFVGMDRLCTVIPSGCKTCGTLLEQGSPEFLETYRSADAVLSKGQGNFESLYDRAGRPIYFAFKAKCDVVCNLLGCDLGSSMFLHQE, from the coding sequence ATGCGCCCTCAACTGGAATGCCTTATCTGCCTGCTGGACCAGGGTCTGCGCTGCGCCCGCCGCGCCCGCCCGGACGATCCCGACAAACACGAGGAACTGCTCCGGGCCTGGAGCGCCGAACTGGCCACCTTGGACATGAAGCAAACCGTACCGCACTGGGCCGGGCATCTCTACCCCCTGGGTGCGGAGATCCTCGGCATCGCGGACCCCTATACCGAAGCCAAGCGGGAAGCCAACGAACGGGTCCTGGACATGCTGCCCGCGCTGCGCGAGCGGGTGCGGAACCATGCGGATCCCCTGCACGCGGCCCTCAACGTTTCCATCATCGGCAACTACATCGACCTGGGGATCAAGCGCCCCTTCGACTGGGAGAACGCCCTGACCGACGAGACCGACATGGCTTTTCTGGGACAGGTCTTCGAGGGATTCCTCCGGACCCTGCGTCCGGGAGCGCACCTGCTCATCCTCGGCGACAATGCCGGGGAGATCGGCCTGGACACCATCCTCGTGGAATTGTTGCGCGAACGTGAGGTGAACGTCACCTATGCCGTGCGCAGCGCGCCCATACTCAACGACGCACTGGTGGACGACGCCCGGTTCGTGGGCATGGACAGGCTCTGCACCGTGATCCCCTCCGGCTGCAAGACCTGCGGCACCCTCCTGGAGCAGGGCTCACCCGAGTTCCTGGAGACCTACCGCAGCGCCGACGCGGTCCTCAGCAAGGGCCAAGGCAACTTCGAATCCCTTTACGACCGCGCGGGACGTCCCATATACTTCGCGTTCAAGGCCAAGTGCGACGTGGTCTGCAACCTGCTGGGCTGCGACCTGGGCAGCTCCATGTTCCTGCATCAGGAATAA
- a CDS encoding sigma-54-dependent transcriptional regulator yields MHDPYSVLVVDDEEPIRRLLVRELVNDRRMVHTAVDAKSARQELRSNQYDIIVLDIRLPDADGLELFTEFKAALPDAEVILITGHGSIDHAVEAMRMGAYDYITKPFALDRLELMLDRAYQRVFLQRENKRLRHSQENERPALPLIGRSGAITHVHYLLSKVAPTNVPVLITGESGVGKDVVARNLHAQSNRADRQLIIKNCAMLQRELVRSELFGHKRGAFTGAAEAKDGLMSLAQKGTLFLDEIGDLPEDVQASLLRVLESKRYRRVGDNEERQADIRFLFATNRNLAEEVANGRFNEALFHRINVFNIHIPPLKERKEDIPLLVEHFLARLCVGHDHCTISASALTQMVDYDWPGNVRELRNVIERSIILSENGAISNQLLPREMAGLEMHGEDPSAEDMTLETMEQNHIRRILNLHGGSRQKAARALGIGRKTLYRKIQKYALLPAHDQRESE; encoded by the coding sequence ATGCATGATCCCTACTCCGTCCTGGTCGTGGACGACGAAGAACCCATCCGCAGGCTCCTGGTCAGGGAGCTGGTCAACGACAGGCGCATGGTCCATACGGCCGTGGACGCCAAAAGCGCGCGCCAGGAGCTGCGAAGCAACCAGTACGACATCATCGTGCTGGACATCCGCCTGCCGGACGCGGACGGCCTGGAGCTGTTCACGGAATTCAAGGCCGCACTGCCCGACGCCGAGGTCATCCTCATCACCGGGCACGGCAGCATCGACCACGCGGTGGAGGCCATGCGCATGGGGGCCTACGACTACATCACCAAGCCCTTTGCCCTGGACCGGCTGGAGCTGATGCTGGACCGGGCCTACCAACGGGTTTTCCTGCAGCGCGAAAACAAGCGGCTGCGCCACTCCCAGGAAAACGAGCGTCCCGCCCTGCCCCTCATCGGCAGGTCCGGGGCCATCACCCATGTGCATTACCTGCTCTCCAAGGTGGCCCCCACCAACGTCCCGGTGCTCATCACCGGGGAGTCCGGCGTCGGCAAGGACGTGGTGGCCCGCAATCTCCACGCCCAAAGCAACCGGGCGGACAGGCAGTTGATCATCAAGAACTGCGCCATGCTCCAGCGCGAGCTGGTGCGCAGCGAGCTGTTCGGCCACAAGCGGGGGGCCTTCACCGGAGCGGCCGAGGCAAAGGACGGCCTCATGAGCCTGGCCCAGAAGGGCACCCTGTTCCTGGACGAAATCGGCGACCTTCCCGAAGACGTGCAGGCCTCCCTGCTTCGCGTGCTGGAAAGCAAGCGCTACCGCCGGGTCGGGGATAACGAGGAACGCCAGGCGGACATCCGCTTTCTTTTCGCCACCAACCGCAACCTGGCCGAGGAAGTGGCCAACGGCAGGTTCAACGAGGCCCTGTTCCACCGCATCAACGTCTTCAACATCCACATCCCGCCCCTCAAGGAACGCAAGGAAGACATCCCCCTGCTGGTGGAGCATTTCCTGGCCCGGCTTTGCGTCGGGCACGACCACTGCACCATCTCGGCCTCGGCCCTGACGCAGATGGTGGACTACGACTGGCCCGGCAACGTGCGCGAGCTGAGAAACGTCATCGAGCGCTCCATCATCCTTTCGGAGAACGGGGCCATCTCCAACCAGCTCCTGCCGCGCGAAATGGCGGGCCTTGAAATGCACGGCGAAGACCCGTCCGCCGAGGATATGACCCTGGAAACCATGGAGCAGAACCACATCCGCCGAATCCTGAATCTCCACGGCGGCAGCAGGCAGAAAGCCGCGCGCGCCCTGGGAATCGGCAGGAAAACCCTCTACCGCAAGATCCAGAAATACGCCCTGCTGCCCGCCCATGACCAGCGCGAGTCGGAATGA
- a CDS encoding methylglyoxal synthase has translation MKAIKNIAVVAHDNCKNELLDFISCNRQAFARHHLVATGTTGRLVENMLREHAGEGSGIAVNRLRSGPLGGDQQLGALITEGKVDVLIFFWDPMQPQPHDVDVKALLRLAVLYNIPTASNRSSAEFLISSPFFDSEFEIKDCGYFDYADRDLSE, from the coding sequence ATGAAGGCGATCAAGAACATAGCCGTGGTGGCGCACGACAACTGCAAGAACGAACTGCTGGATTTCATAAGCTGCAACCGCCAGGCCTTTGCCCGGCACCACCTGGTGGCCACCGGCACCACCGGACGGCTGGTGGAAAACATGCTCAGGGAGCACGCGGGCGAGGGTAGCGGGATCGCGGTCAACCGGCTGCGCTCCGGCCCCCTGGGCGGCGACCAGCAGCTCGGCGCGCTCATCACCGAGGGCAAGGTGGACGTGCTCATCTTCTTCTGGGACCCCATGCAGCCCCAGCCCCACGACGTGGACGTCAAGGCCCTGCTCCGGCTGGCCGTGCTCTACAACATCCCCACGGCCAGCAACCGGTCCTCTGCGGAGTTTCTCATATCGTCCCCGTTCTTCGACTCGGAATTCGAGATCAAGGACTGCGGATATTTCGATTACGCGGACCGCGACCTTTCCGAATAG
- the ahcY gene encoding adenosylhomocysteinase, with the protein MSNVLPVDPKLDHKVADLSLADWGRKELQLSEREMPGLMQLRKKYGKEKPLKGLKIMGSLHMTIQTAMLIETLYELGADLRWASCNIFSTQDHAAAAIAKAGTAKVFAWKGESLEEYWWCTEQALTWPDGSGPDLIVDDGGDATLLIHQGVKVEKDPSLADKKYDNHEFQLVMERLGASVKANPTKWQKIAEKMRGVSEETTTGVHRLYEMQRKGELLFPAINVNDSVTKSKFDNLYGCRESLADGIKRATDVMVAGKVVVVVGYGDVGKGCAQSMRGFGARVLVTEVDPICALQAAMEGYEVTTMERALEEGDIYVTCTGNYKVVTGAHMEKMKDEAIVCNIGHFDNEIDMAYLESNSKCTKDEIKPQVDKWTLESGRSIIVLAEGRLVNLGCATGHPSFVMSNSFTNQVLAQLDLAKNDYEPKVMILSKKLDEEVARLHLERLGVRLETLSQEQADYIGVPVDGPYKADHYRY; encoded by the coding sequence ATGAGCAATGTACTGCCTGTGGATCCGAAGCTGGATCATAAGGTCGCGGATTTGAGCCTGGCCGACTGGGGCCGCAAGGAACTGCAGCTTTCCGAGCGCGAAATGCCCGGTCTCATGCAGCTGCGCAAGAAATACGGCAAGGAAAAGCCCCTCAAGGGCCTCAAGATCATGGGCTCCCTGCACATGACCATCCAGACCGCCATGCTCATCGAGACCCTGTATGAGCTGGGCGCCGACCTGCGCTGGGCCTCTTGCAACATTTTCTCCACCCAGGACCACGCCGCCGCCGCCATTGCCAAGGCCGGTACCGCCAAGGTCTTTGCCTGGAAGGGCGAATCCCTGGAGGAATACTGGTGGTGCACCGAGCAGGCCCTGACCTGGCCCGACGGCTCCGGACCGGACCTCATCGTGGACGACGGCGGCGACGCCACCCTGCTCATCCACCAGGGTGTCAAGGTCGAGAAGGATCCGTCCCTGGCCGACAAGAAATACGACAATCACGAGTTCCAGCTCGTCATGGAGCGCCTGGGCGCCAGCGTGAAGGCCAACCCCACCAAGTGGCAGAAGATCGCCGAGAAAATGCGCGGCGTTTCCGAGGAAACCACCACCGGCGTGCATCGTCTCTATGAAATGCAGCGCAAGGGCGAGCTCCTCTTCCCGGCCATCAACGTCAACGACTCCGTGACCAAGTCCAAGTTCGACAACCTCTACGGCTGCCGCGAATCCCTGGCCGACGGCATCAAGCGCGCAACCGACGTCATGGTGGCGGGCAAGGTTGTGGTCGTGGTGGGCTACGGCGACGTGGGCAAGGGCTGCGCCCAGTCCATGCGCGGCTTCGGCGCACGCGTGCTGGTCACCGAGGTCGATCCCATCTGCGCCCTGCAGGCCGCCATGGAAGGCTATGAAGTGACCACCATGGAACGCGCCCTGGAAGAAGGCGACATCTACGTTACCTGCACCGGCAACTACAAGGTCGTCACCGGCGCGCACATGGAAAAGATGAAGGACGAGGCCATCGTCTGCAATATCGGTCACTTCGACAACGAGATCGACATGGCCTACCTGGAAAGCAATTCCAAGTGCACCAAGGACGAGATCAAGCCGCAGGTGGACAAGTGGACCCTGGAGTCCGGCCGTTCCATCATCGTGCTGGCCGAAGGCCGTCTGGTGAACCTGGGCTGCGCCACCGGCCATCCCAGCTTCGTCATGTCCAACTCCTTCACCAACCAGGTTCTGGCCCAGCTCGACCTGGCCAAGAACGACTACGAGCCCAAGGTCATGATCCTGTCCAAGAAGCTGGACGAGGAAGTGGCCCGCCTGCACCTGGAGCGTCTGGGCGTGCGCCTGGAAACCCTTTCCCAGGAACAGGCCGACTACATCGGCGTGCCCGTGGACGGTCCCTACAAGGCCGATCACTACCGCTACTAG
- a CDS encoding universal stress protein, protein MFKKIILAATPKTTTQHAADMAFALARRHKAEIIIYHACELPEGDWGGAENLISCEELVRSAENNIQNYFKDKLEGLLYRMYVVCRGTADELANLAIREKADLIVMGPHCQGAQCAGNRMWGMVDTNVDKVSTQATAPVLVVTRPSAMLERDPQRIVMATDFSTPSESALCQAVAQCKAFGAKLSIFHVLDIGLAYPNPKLYQQDMENYIQAAKIKMERKYGHILKGVDHEFEAWEGVPYSEVLKFARWKEADLLVMARHSSIKDSHQALIGSTVVQVALSPGCPTLIINYRAKACT, encoded by the coding sequence ATGTTCAAGAAGATCATCCTGGCCGCCACACCCAAGACGACCACACAGCATGCTGCGGACATGGCCTTTGCCCTCGCCCGGCGACACAAGGCCGAAATCATCATCTATCATGCCTGCGAACTGCCCGAGGGAGACTGGGGCGGTGCCGAGAACCTGATCTCCTGCGAGGAGCTGGTGCGTTCGGCCGAGAACAACATCCAAAACTATTTCAAGGACAAGCTCGAGGGGCTCCTGTACCGGATGTACGTGGTCTGCCGCGGCACTGCAGATGAGCTCGCCAACCTGGCCATCAGGGAAAAGGCGGATCTGATCGTCATGGGCCCCCACTGCCAGGGCGCGCAATGCGCGGGCAACCGCATGTGGGGCATGGTGGACACCAACGTGGACAAGGTCAGCACCCAGGCCACGGCCCCAGTGCTGGTGGTCACCCGGCCTTCGGCCATGTTGGAACGCGACCCGCAGCGCATCGTCATGGCCACGGACTTTTCCACCCCCTCGGAAAGCGCCCTGTGCCAGGCCGTGGCCCAGTGCAAGGCCTTCGGGGCCAAGCTGAGCATCTTCCACGTGCTGGACATCGGGCTGGCCTACCCCAACCCCAAGCTCTACCAGCAGGACATGGAAAACTACATCCAGGCCGCCAAGATCAAGATGGAACGCAAGTACGGCCACATCCTCAAGGGAGTGGACCACGAATTCGAGGCCTGGGAAGGCGTGCCCTACAGCGAAGTCCTCAAGTTCGCGCGCTGGAAGGAGGCGGACCTGCTGGTCATGGCGCGGCACTCCTCCATCAAGGATTCCCACCAGGCGCTCATCGGCTCCACCGTGGTGCAGGTGGCCCTTTCCCCGGGCTGCCCCACCCTGATCATCAACTACCGGGCCAAGGCCTGCACATAG